The region TCGTTTCCGCCGCAGCCACAGCCGGCAAGAAGGAGGACAAGGCTTAGATGGAGCATGACACGAGAGAGTTTCATAGCTGCCTGTCGCCGGAATCAAGCCAAGCCGCGAAGCGGATTCGGCTCGAATGAATTATTAGACCTTAGCGTATCCAACTGATCGCTTGGCCGATATAGCACCTGCCCCGCCCACCAGGCGCCCACCCGTTGCGCCAGCCTCATTGCGAGGCCACGACAAGGAGATGGGGCAAATATCGGGCTGTTTCGGCCCAAAATCGGCCTTGCGCCTGCCCCCCCCGAAACCATCGGCTATTGCAATAACAACCAAAAATAAGGCGTTCTTCGCCTAGCCACAAGGGAGCAAAAAACGGTTTGGCGCGGTGCGAAGGTGGAGCCAGGGGAACCCGGTTCAGCCCCCCTTGACCGGCCGATGGGGGCGCCCGGAGTCCCGGGGAGGGCCAATGAAGGATGGCATCAGGCGGCTCGGACCGACACTTGCGCCCCCTCTCGTACAGCCCCAGCTCCGACGGGCTGCCGCTTCCCGCCCGAGGCGCATTCTCCCAGGCCATCGGCCTTACTGCTTGACAGGTTGATGGGTAGGGCTGGACCCTTCGCGGCATGAACATAGATATCGAAAAGCTCAGCCTGTCGGAACTGACGTCCCTTCTGATCGCCGCGGAGCAGCGAAGGCAGTTGATATCCAGCCGTCGCCCCATCGCCTTAGTGCGTCGAAACGTGATCGCACTCGCGGCCCAGCACGGTTATACGATCGAAGAACTCTATGGGGATCGGCCGGTAGTTGAGATTGCCGGCAAGAAGCGGGCGCCGCGCCGAAAGGCGAGCAAGGTTGCCGCCAAGTACCGCGACCCGGAGAACAAGCGCAATACCTGGTCGGGTCGTGGGCGGATGCCGCTGTGGCTGGTCAAGAAAACGAAGTATGGCCGGAGCGTCACCGACTTCCTGATCCCCGGCCTGGCAAAACCGACCGCGCGCAAGAGCAGTTCAATAGGCCAACGAACACTCGTCAAGCAGCGCTGACGCAGAATCCTCGAAGCCTGAGAAAGCTGCGCGGCTCCATTCGGCCTTTTATGGCCTAACAGCCGTGCCGCGATCGCGGCTCAGTCGATGCGCCAGCCCAGCAGCGTCGGTCGACCGTCAAAATCATAGACCTTTAGCGGCGCCCGTCGATCTCGACAATCCGGCGATGCCGCAGCCGCTCAGGCTTTGACCAGGCCAAGGTTTCGCAAGATTTTCCTATAGGCAGTGGATGCCATATCCGCGCCAAAGGATTGCTCGGAGTCGCTGGTCAGATCGATGTATCTGGGCCGTTGCCTTTCCACGACGGCAAGATCGTCCATCTGCACCTTTTGCGAGAATGCATTGACTTCCGCATCCGAGCCAAGCCTCAATGATTCATCGAACTGGATCGGATAAAACCAGACGCTCTGTTCCTCGCTGACGGGGCATGCGCAATTGAAGATGGTGAACAGCCCGTCCGGAAAATAAATGTCCAGAATGGCGATAAAAGGCGCATGTATTCTGTAGGCGCGACGCCAGGCGAAATCCTTTGGCGACGGGTGGTCGAATGGATAATTTCCAAGTGAACTGCTGTATTCAAAACCAAAGCCGCCGTCAAAGGATTCGACTTTATACGGCGGCATAGCCTCGGCAGTGCAATCGCTGAATGTCGTCCGATGTACGAATGGCAAGTGCGAAATATCCATGAAGCCTTCGACCTGTCGGCCAGCGGAAGCATTGACGTTCACCGGCGGCGCCACCACCAGCCGCTGGCTTTCACTCTCGCGCCCAAACCCAAGCTCATAGAATGCACCGGCTCCAAGGCTGGTCCACAGCAGCCCATGAGACTCAACGGCCGGATAGGAACAAAGATCGAACCTTTTCAAGTTCTGCACTTGGGGATGAGCTGGAATCCGGGTGCAGGCCCCCAGATGGGCGAATTGCAAGCCGTGGTAAGGGCATTGCAACCCCGCTTCATTCACAGCTCCTGCAGAGAGCGTTTCACCCCGATGCGGGCAGCGGTCATCTGCAACCACAACTTCACCTTGAATTTTATAGATCACCAGCGGCTTGCCAAGCAACACGGCCGCCAGCGGCTTACCTTCTTTCGTGGCTGCCTCGAGGTCCTGCAATCTGGCAACCGGGTAATAGAAATCCATGATGTTCTGTGAGTAGCTCATAAAGCCTCCGACTGATCCGTCAGTAACGCCTCGACAGCGTGCTGCTCGACGACAGGACGGGTTAACCCGGTTCGCGCACGGCGCGATATCCGGTCAGATAGGTCCCCCACCAGGCCTGCAGCAGAGGCAGGACGACCATCAGTCCCATCGCACGAACCTCGCCGCGGCCCCCGCCTCCGTCCAGCCATCCGATGGCTGCCACCACCGCTACCGCGCCTAGCGCACCGCTGACGCGTTGCACGATGTTGACCAGCGTGGCCGCGCCGCCGATGTCCTTTCGGTCCACCGCGGCATAGGCGGCCGCGGTGGTCGGATTGGTCGTCCAGGCCAACCCGATGCCGCGAACAAACATGAACATCGCCGCGATGTCGGACGGCACGGATAGCAGGGCAAATGGCGCCGCAGACACGGCCAGCATGGCGGCTCCGGCCAGGACCACCGGCCGCGGGCCGAAGCGGTCCACCAAGTGGCCGGCGAGATACAGCGCGGATGAGGTTCCGGCCCCCATGAAAACCAACATCATGCCGATTTGCGAGTAACTCATCTCTTGCTGGGCGTGGAAGTACAGCGGGAACAGTAAAAGCCCCCCGAACAGGTTTGCGCTGTTTCCCACGGCCAGCAGCGACGACGCGCGGAACTGGGGATTTCGCATCAGATCGAGCGCCAGCAGCGACGATGGGCTCGTGCGCGCCACCGCGATGAAGAGAGCCAGCAACATGGCGCCGCCGCCGATAAACAGCCAACCGTTTCCGGAAGGGTAGCGAGAGGTGATCTCCGACGCGCCGTACAGAGCCAAAGGCAGCCCGGTAACGATGAGGAAAAACTGTCCCAGAGGAAGTTTGAGGCCGTGCTGGGCCCTGCCCGCCGGCATCACCTTCGCCGCCCATACCGCGGCGATCGCTCCTAACGGCACGTTGATCCAGAACAGCCAGCGCCATGAGGCGACATCGACCAACCAGCCACCTATGCCCGGCCCGATGGCGGCGGCCAGGCTGATCAAGGTGCCGACCACGCCGAGGACGCGGCCGAGTTGGTCGCGCTCGGCGCCTCCTACCAGGATGGCGTGCCCGGTCGGCAGCAGGATTCCGGCAGCCAGCCCCTGGGCGATACGGGCGGCAATCAGCGCGTCGAGGCTGGCCGCAAACGCACAGCCTATCGAGGCCGCGATGAAGGCGGCCAGCGCGACGCCCCAGATCCGTCCATGCCCGAACCGGTGGCCGAACCATGTCGAGGTCGGCAGCGAAACGGCGATGGCGATGAGATAGCTGGTGATGACCCACTGCGCGTCTTCGAGGGGGGCATTCAGATCCGCTTGAACACAGACAAGAGCGAGCGCGGCGAGAGTGGCGTCCAGCATCACCAGCATGCCCCCCATGCCGGACACCAGGCCGATAGACCATACTCGTCGCGATACCTGTGAGGTGCTCATGGCACGGGGCTGCGCGAGACCGCCCTTGCGGACGGCACGCCGGCATCTGCAGCGATGAAGGGAATGTCTGCAGGTGCGTCAGCCTTGGCCTGAAGATCGGCCTTGTGCTCGAAGCCTGCCAACCACGCCAATGCCATCGCCAGAGCGAACGCGGCGGCGACGGCTGCCCTGCGAAGTCGCGTCGGCATGGTGCCGCCGTTGCGATGGATGATCTCCAATACATGGCGCGAAGCCACGCTGAGGGCCAGTACGGTGGCGATGGTAACGAACGCATGGCCGTTGGCTTTTATGGCGCCGCCAAAGTGATTGGACAGCATCAGGAAGACCACGGCGGGCAGGAGAAACGAGTGCTGGTTGCGTCGATCCCAGTACAGCTTCTTGATCGGGTCGAATCGCTCGCCCCGCATCACTGCGGCCATCGCCTCGCGCGTCGCCGGATAGAGATAACCCAGGATATTGACCGATACGGTTATTCCAAGCATCGCGCCGATCTGAATCATCGCGCCTTGCTGCGCGAACAGATTCGCGTAGAGCGATGTCCAGGCCAGAACATGGACGGCGCACGCGGCGTAATAGATGGCCTGGCGGTTCAGCGGGATGCGATTGACCGCCTCATTGATCAGCGGGGCACCAATGAATCCCGCCAGCGAAAGGGCGATTGCTGCGCGAGACGACAGCGACGGGTCGCTGGGGTCGAGCAGGTAGATCTGCGGTTGCCGGTAATAAATCAGGCTGAAAAGGATTAAGCCGGTGCCGAACAGCCAACGGATCAGATTGAAAGACAAGACCAGTCGTTCGAGATCGGATGCACTGGGATGAGTGATTCTTTCCGTTTTCCAGAACCCGAGGCTATGCGTGTCCCAGACCTCGACATCCGCCGCCGAGCTGAGGAATGGACGGGCCCTCATTACCAGCCTGCGCAGCCACAGCACAAAGCCCATCCAGGCGATAGCGGCAATGACATGCAGCCAGCGCACGATGTCGGTCATGAAATCGATCAAAGCATCCATCATGATGGCCTCCTCCGATTAATCAGGCAGGCGTCTTATCCTGCGGCGCCGGTGCCGCCCCACTTCGGTCTGCGCTGAAAATTCGACAGCAGTGGAGAGGTGCTGCTCATGCCGTCGACAGCCCCATTTGTCGTAACAGACGCCTGTAATAAACGGATGCGAGGTCCGCTGCGAAAGAGGCTTCGGCGGCCTCCAACGGAAGATGGCGCGGCTGCTGGTTCTCGACCATCAAACGGTCTTCCGCGAAGATGCGGGCGTTGAAATCCTTGACCGCCTCGTCGGTGCCGATTTCGAAATCGAAACACACCGGGGAGAACAGCACGCTACGATCGCTCGCCACCGGGCTGGCGCCGTTCAAGATATTCAAGCGCCCATTGGGGAAATGCACTGTCAGGTGGGCCAAGTATGGGACGCGAACGTCGAAGCTGCGACGCCAGACGAAGTCCTGCGCAGTCATTCCGCTGCCGACGGCGTAGTTCGAGACCGTGCTGCAGTAATCGAAACGCAAGCCGTCCTCGTCGACCTGGACGGAGTAAGCAGGCACGGCCGTGTTGGCAGGATCGGCAAACGTTGTGGTGTGCACGTGTGCGAAATGGGCCACGTCGATGAAGCCCTCTACTTGTCGCCCCGCACTGGCGGCGATCGGAACCGGATCGGGCGTCACTTTGCGGAATGCCGGATCGTCCCAGTCGGTGCTCAGTTCCGGAAACGGCGAAGGCGAAGTCCCAAGGCAGGTCCAGACCAATCCATAACGCTCCACGGCCGGGTAAGTAGAGAGCCGGAACTGCTGGGACGGGGTGAGATGGGGATGCGCCGGTATATCGGTGCAGCGCCCCTCCTGCCCGAATGCCAAGCCGTGGTAGGGGCATATCAAGGCGCCATCTCGATGCTGCCCCAAGCTAAGCCGCATACCGCGGTGCGGGCAACGATCGGCGGCCACCACGACGTCTTGGCCGGCCCGATACAGCACGAGGTCGGTTTCCAACAGCAATGCGCTGACGGGGCGTTCGCGAACGTCTTCACTGCGCGCTATCGGATACCAATAAGGGAGCAGCTCAGCGTGCATGTCCGGTTGCCCATTCAGTCACTGCCTTGCGCTCGTCGGGTTGCATATCCGTAGCGTTGCCGGGCGGCATGCGTTCGCTCTGCACTACAGCGGCGATCAGGCCGGCATAGAGCGGCATGGTTTCGGACGTGAAGACGATTCCGCGCGGAGCTGAGGCCATGCCAGGGAAGCTGGGTTGCGCGGCGTGGCAAACTGCGCAGCGCCGTTGAACGATCGCATCAGCGCGCAATGGCGCCGCATCCCTGGAGGCTGAGCTCGTAATCGAACTCGCGCTAGAGTGCTCGGGCGGGTGCGTGACCGGGTGCGCGGCACTGCTTGCCGAGACCTGTGTGCTGGCAGGAACGGCGACCGGTTTGGCCGGAGTACGCGGCAAAGCCATCCAGGTTATCCCCAGCGCGAGCGCCACGACCGCAGTCGCAGTGATCCAGCGGGGTTCGATCGGCGTGACCCCGCCATTGTGGTGGGTGGCGTCGAGGACCCATCGAGCAACCACGCTCACAGCCAATATGGTGGTGATGGTAAGGAAAGGGTGGCCGTTATCCCGGACGAGACTTCCCATGTGGCTGGAAAGCATCAGGAAGACGATCGCTAAAGTGATGTACGCATGGCGGCCTCGCCGATCCCAGTACTGCCTGTCGATGGGGTCCGGCTGCTCGCCCTTCAGCACCGCGTTATACGCCTTGCGCATCCTGGGATAGAGGTACCACAAGACATTGAAGGCAATCACTACGCCCAGCATGGCGCCGATCTGGATCATGGCGCCGTGCTGGGAGAACAGGTTCGCATACAGCCCCACCCAGGCGAGGAGATGAGCGATGGATGCGGTCATGTACAGAGTTTTGAAGTGCAGCGGTATGCGATTGACGAACTCGTTGAGCACAGGCGCGCCCACCAGGCCAAACAGCGAGGCTGCGATCGCTTCGCGGGCCGTCAGCGCAGCGATGCTCGGGTCGACCAAGTACGCCAGAGGTTGCCGATAGTAGATCAGGCAGAACAGCACGATGCCGGTGCCGACCAGCCAGCGAATCTGATTGAACGACCAAACCAGGCCGTCCAGCTCTTCGGCAGTCGGTGCTGCGACTTTCGAGGTCCGCCAGAACGACAGGCTGTGCGTGTCCCAGACCTCCATCTCGGACCGCTGATCCAGGAGCGGTTTGGATCGCAGCGTAAGACGCCTTATCCAAAGACCGGCACCCAGCCAAGCGAATGCAGAGAGTACATGCAGCCAACGGGCCACATCGGCCGTTAAGTCGAGCAATGCGCCTATCATCGCGGAATCTCCTAGCCTGCCTCCGGGCGGCTCAAGCGCGGCCCGGGCGCGCCGAGTGTTCGGCATGCGGACTTCACGCTCGGCCGGTGTGGCCACGGCGATAGACGCTCTGAAGCCCCGAGAAGCAGGGGCAACCATTCGAGCCGCTCGCAGCAGCTGCGCTGATTGTTTCGCAAACCCCCTCTCCTTTCCTTGCCAGGTCAGCGCGGCGAATGCGGTCCGTAACGTAACGCTATCGGACAGGACTCGGGCTACTTCTGTGCACACACCTCATAACGCCGGACGCTCACTATTTCTCACTACGCCATAAGCGACGACGGCGCGATGGCATCAGGGCGCACGAGGTTTACCGCTTCGATCAGCCCACAGTCGCGCGCGACCGCGTAGTCCGCCGCCGCCCAGAAAATCGGCAGCCAGCCGCGTGGAAACACGCGATTCAACTGGGAGCGCACTGCCCCATGTTCGGCGTAATCGGCACGCAATCGTTTCAGCCCTGCACAGCTGAGAAAGACCCCGTCGTTGCGGGACGCGAATCTCTCATGAGCAGGCGGCTCGCGAGCAATACTCTCAGGCATTACGTCCCGCCAATCGGTCGCGTACTGGCCGAAATCGGGAAGCTCCAGCAACGCGGAAAAGCGGTAGTTGCTCGTATACCAGCAGCTGCGTAGCAGACCCGAAACTTTGGCCATGTTGTATGCATGCGCCTGGCACAGGCTCATCCCCTCGGGGCGAGCGCGACCACTATGCGACAAAATGGCTTTCAGCCTGGCCGAGGCGTCCAGGCCCAGTCCTAGTTGCAGGCCCAGGCGCTCGATGGACGCATCGCGGTCCATATCGTCGAAGTACAGGCTGTGTACTTCGGCCGGCGCAAACGGGTGATAGCTGATGTGAATACCCATGAAGCGTTCCGTCCCTAGACTGACCGACCGCACGGCATGAACAATGGCTGCTGATTCATCAGCCGTTGACTTCCAGTATTTCAGCGCCCCCCAAGTTCGCAATGATGACGATGGTCCGCATCATCGAGTCCTTGTCGGGGTAGGACTCACCATGGGCCATCGGCTCCCCATTGCCGCCGACCAGCCGCCAGCGCCACTGCCCATCGGTCAGCGACCCGGCCAGAAACGCATTGGACAATGAGCGCTGCCCGCCCGGTTTCATGCCTTCCCGATAAACCTCGAAGTGCGGTTTGCCAGCCATGGCGCTCCCTCCCCCTGGTTACTGGGACAACGGCGCTCGACGCTCCTTGCGGCCAACGGTCACCGGAGGCGGCCGGGGCACATCGCCGGGGGCACTTAGGGCCCGCATCTGACCGAAGACGCGCAGGCCTTGCTGTTCGCGGCCATACAGCTCCTCGAAGTCGGACAAGAACTCAGGCGCGACCACCCGCGAATGTCGTTCGGTGCATCGCGGAATAGACGGCGGTGGTCGCCTGAGTCCAGGCCAGTCCGATGCCGCGGACTGTAGATGAAGATAAAGACCCCGGACTTCGGCTGGGTCTTACTTTGTCGATTTCGAAGGTTGAAGTTGTATCTGTTGCGACGGAACACCTGATGCATGGGGCAGCCCATGTTGATCAAGATTCGAGGCGACCTGGAAGTGCGACTGCATGCGCTCTCTTAATGTGCTTTGCCCCGAATCAGCCGTCGCTACACGTCGAAGCGCAACTACGATTTGCGCTTATGTTCAGATACCGCCCTTCGGGCTACGAATAGCATTGACTCGGTCTTAGAAGCTGATAGATGCTGGCCGTGAGAGCGCCTACCGAGGGATTAATGGACGTCAAGACCGTCGCAGCTGCAATAGCCCTTGCTGCCGTCACTTCTGGCTGCCAGTTTTCGGCAAGCACCTTGGTGAATCAGCACGCCACGCTGCCAACCGTTGATCGAATAGGCTCAGCGACTCAACCTAAATCAACCTCCGCCCCTGTCGATATAGAGAGCACGCTTGAATCGCTAAGTTATCTTGAAGCCAGAGCACTGCTACTCGAAGAAGGGTGGAGCCCGGTGGTTAGCAAGACCTGCAACGAAGACGTCGTGGGAAGCTACGAACTACAATGCGTAGCCAAGAAGATCAGCTCATGGTGCCATCTCTGCGCCGAGCTTCCAGAACTTCAGACATGCACATCGAATGGCTTGTGTGCGATGCAATTCTCGCTTCCTGGCACTGCGAAGAAGATTTCGATTGCAACTTATGGCGACATCGAAACATGGCGGGCTTCTCCTGAGAAGACGGACCTCATGATTCAGGGAGCGAAACTGACAGAAGGGAACTGACACGAGTGAAGATCATAGTGGCAGCCCCAGTTCCACAGTCGTCTTGAAATACGAATGCAACAAGCAGTAAACAGGGAAAGTTTATGAGCGATATCCATCTCAATGGAGTACCTATCGACGAGTTGATCGCACGAGCGCGCGATGCAGCGTTGGATCGTGATCTTGCCAACATTAACTGTTGCACATGCCGCGAACTCGGCCCTCTGCTGGGGGGGGGCGGGCTGCCAACCGCCCCTAAGTCCCAACCTAAGATAAGGCAGCCCGGGCCAACAGCCCCATCCCCCGCCTACACCCCTCAAGAGAATGAAGCGATGAACTTCAGAAAAGTGGCAGCGACTGTTGGGCTTGCTGCATTGGGCGCCGTAGCGTGCCAAGGAGAAACGACAGCGACCTCAAAAGAACCTGAAGCACGAGAGCAGTTTACCAAACAGCTCGTAGCCGAGAGTCGCAGCAAGCAGATAAGCCCCACAAATGTGGAGCAAGCAATTCGGTCGACGATGAGCGAGCAATACGGTGATTCCTTCGACTCTGGACTGGGTTGCTGGCGATATGCCTTGGAAGCGAACGGTGAGCGCTATGAGTACTGCATGGCGCCTCGCGGGCACCAACTCGTGGAAACCAGCCAAGGCCAAATGCTTTACT is a window of Lysobacter antibioticus DNA encoding:
- a CDS encoding H-NS family nucleoid-associated regulatory protein gives rise to the protein MNIDIEKLSLSELTSLLIAAEQRRQLISSRRPIALVRRNVIALAAQHGYTIEELYGDRPVVEIAGKKRAPRRKASKVAAKYRDPENKRNTWSGRGRMPLWLVKKTKYGRSVTDFLIPGLAKPTARKSSSIGQRTLVKQR
- a CDS encoding Rieske 2Fe-2S domain-containing protein; protein product: MSYSQNIMDFYYPVARLQDLEAATKEGKPLAAVLLGKPLVIYKIQGEVVVADDRCPHRGETLSAGAVNEAGLQCPYHGLQFAHLGACTRIPAHPQVQNLKRFDLCSYPAVESHGLLWTSLGAGAFYELGFGRESESQRLVVAPPVNVNASAGRQVEGFMDISHLPFVHRTTFSDCTAEAMPPYKVESFDGGFGFEYSSSLGNYPFDHPSPKDFAWRRAYRIHAPFIAILDIYFPDGLFTIFNCACPVSEEQSVWFYPIQFDESLRLGSDAEVNAFSQKVQMDDLAVVERQRPRYIDLTSDSEQSFGADMASTAYRKILRNLGLVKA
- a CDS encoding MFS transporter, whose product is MSTSQVSRRVWSIGLVSGMGGMLVMLDATLAALALVCVQADLNAPLEDAQWVITSYLIAIAVSLPTSTWFGHRFGHGRIWGVALAAFIAASIGCAFAASLDALIAARIAQGLAAGILLPTGHAILVGGAERDQLGRVLGVVGTLISLAAAIGPGIGGWLVDVASWRWLFWINVPLGAIAAVWAAKVMPAGRAQHGLKLPLGQFFLIVTGLPLALYGASEITSRYPSGNGWLFIGGGAMLLALFIAVARTSPSSLLALDLMRNPQFRASSLLAVGNSANLFGGLLLFPLYFHAQQEMSYSQIGMMLVFMGAGTSSALYLAGHLVDRFGPRPVVLAGAAMLAVSAAPFALLSVPSDIAAMFMFVRGIGLAWTTNPTTAAAYAAVDRKDIGGAATLVNIVQRVSGALGAVAVVAAIGWLDGGGGRGEVRAMGLMVVLPLLQAWWGTYLTGYRAVREPG
- a CDS encoding urate hydroxylase PuuD, with protein sequence MMDALIDFMTDIVRWLHVIAAIAWMGFVLWLRRLVMRARPFLSSAADVEVWDTHSLGFWKTERITHPSASDLERLVLSFNLIRWLFGTGLILFSLIYYRQPQIYLLDPSDPSLSSRAAIALSLAGFIGAPLINEAVNRIPLNRQAIYYAACAVHVLAWTSLYANLFAQQGAMIQIGAMLGITVSVNILGYLYPATREAMAAVMRGERFDPIKKLYWDRRNQHSFLLPAVVFLMLSNHFGGAIKANGHAFVTIATVLALSVASRHVLEIIHRNGGTMPTRLRRAAVAAAFALAMALAWLAGFEHKADLQAKADAPADIPFIAADAGVPSARAVSRSPVP
- a CDS encoding aromatic ring-hydroxylating oxygenase subunit alpha — its product is MHAELLPYWYPIARSEDVRERPVSALLLETDLVLYRAGQDVVVAADRCPHRGMRLSLGQHRDGALICPYHGLAFGQEGRCTDIPAHPHLTPSQQFRLSTYPAVERYGLVWTCLGTSPSPFPELSTDWDDPAFRKVTPDPVPIAASAGRQVEGFIDVAHFAHVHTTTFADPANTAVPAYSVQVDEDGLRFDYCSTVSNYAVGSGMTAQDFVWRRSFDVRVPYLAHLTVHFPNGRLNILNGASPVASDRSVLFSPVCFDFEIGTDEAVKDFNARIFAEDRLMVENQQPRHLPLEAAEASFAADLASVYYRRLLRQMGLSTA
- a CDS encoding urate hydroxylase PuuD, with product MIGALLDLTADVARWLHVLSAFAWLGAGLWIRRLTLRSKPLLDQRSEMEVWDTHSLSFWRTSKVAAPTAEELDGLVWSFNQIRWLVGTGIVLFCLIYYRQPLAYLVDPSIAALTAREAIAASLFGLVGAPVLNEFVNRIPLHFKTLYMTASIAHLLAWVGLYANLFSQHGAMIQIGAMLGVVIAFNVLWYLYPRMRKAYNAVLKGEQPDPIDRQYWDRRGRHAYITLAIVFLMLSSHMGSLVRDNGHPFLTITTILAVSVVARWVLDATHHNGGVTPIEPRWITATAVVALALGITWMALPRTPAKPVAVPASTQVSASSAAHPVTHPPEHSSASSITSSASRDAAPLRADAIVQRRCAVCHAAQPSFPGMASAPRGIVFTSETMPLYAGLIAAVVQSERMPPGNATDMQPDERKAVTEWATGHAR
- a CDS encoding YegP family protein → MAGKPHFEVYREGMKPGGQRSLSNAFLAGSLTDGQWRWRLVGGNGEPMAHGESYPDKDSMMRTIVIIANLGGAEILEVNG